From a region of the Hemitrygon akajei chromosome 16, sHemAka1.3, whole genome shotgun sequence genome:
- the LOC140739836 gene encoding LOW QUALITY PROTEIN: peptidyl-prolyl cis-trans isomerase-like (The sequence of the model RefSeq protein was modified relative to this genomic sequence to represent the inferred CDS: deleted 2 bases in 1 codon) — protein sequence MGNPRVFFDIGFDKQPVDRIVFELRSDVVPKTAVNFRVLCTKPEGEGFKGSIFHRIIPRFMCQGGDFTKGNGTGGKSIYGNKFPDENFILKHEGVGILSMANAGPNTNGSQFFICTAQTSWLDGKHVVFGRVVEGMDVINQMESKGSQSGKTSVTVGILDCGTM from the exons ATGGGCAACCCTCGCGTCTTCTTCGACATTGGTTTTGATAAACAGCCAGTGGACCGCATTGTATTCGAGCTAAGGAGCGATGTTGTTCCAAAAACTGCAGTGAACTTCCGTGTGCTTTGTACcaagccagagggtgaggggtttaAGGGATCAATTTTTCACCGAATAATTCCCCGCTTTATGTGCCAAGGTGGAGATTTCACAAAAGGCAATGGCACAGGGGGCAAATCCATCTATGGTAACAAATTTCCAGATGAGAACTTCATACTCAAACATGAAGGAGTAGGAATACTGTCAATGGCAAATGCTGGGCCCAATACAAATGGATCACAA TTTTTTATCTGTACTGCCCAAACTAGTTGGTTGGATGGAAAGCATGTTGTGTTTGGCCGTGTGGTAGAAGGCATGGATGTCATAAATCAAATGGAATCAAAGGGATCGCAGAGTGGAAAGACAAGTGTTACTGTTGGCATTCTTGAC